CTACACGTCCGGAACGTGTGCAGAAGATCCGCAGTATTATCGGAAATGATATAGCCATCATATCTCCGGGTGTGGGTGTCCAGGGTGGCAGCGCTGCCGATGCCATCAAAGCCGGAGCTGACTGGGTAATTGTCGGCAGGAGCATCTATCTGGCCGATGACCCAAAAAAAGCAGCTATGGAGATAGCAAAAGAGATCAAGGATGCAATCGATCAATAATAATGTGTGCCTGTGATGAGCTTGTTTTCTGAACAGTGATGAACCCTATGAGTCCTGAGGCACACTTTTTTTAGTGATCATACAAAAGTCTGTTTGTGTTTATTGTACAACATGTGAATGATACCATCTGCCAGTCCCATTTGCGGCACGAACATTTCAGTAGTGTCACTCCATTTCATCACTGACAGGTATATTTTTGCTGCGTGGACTATTACATCTGCCCTGTCAGGCCGTATTCTCAGTTCTGATATGCGCTGTTCAATTGTGAAAGAATAAATAAATTTATATAATTTTTTTAGGTTGTTGTATTCAATTGGTTTACCATCTTTATTTTTGGACATATTGAATAGAAAATTTATGTTACCGCCACTTCCTATTGTGGATATTGGATGATAGCGGGAAGAAATATGTTTCACCCACAGCTTCATATCTTCCCAATCTCTCCTGGTAACCAATCCTTCTTGTATGCGTATGCTGCCAATGTCAAAAGACCGGCATTCCATTATCCTGTGTTCATTAAAAACTATTATTTCGGTGCTGCCACCGCCAACATCCACATACATGTGGCATGCATTGTTGTTGTCATCAGCCAGCCTTTCGACATGGTTATAGTAAATGATCTCTGCTTCCCTTTTTCCACTGATGATGGAAAGCTCGATCCCGCTTCTTTTGCGGATAAGTTCAACTATCTCTCTGCTGTTGCTGGATTCCCGCATAGCTGATGTGGCACATGCCATATAATCTGTAGGTTCGAAAGCATCCATCAAATGCCTGAAGCCCGTCATTGTCTTGATAAGTTGCTGGGCTTTTTCTTCTGATATCCTTTTGTGAGGGAACGCATCTTCTCCCAGGCGGATAGGCATTCTTAAAAGAGCAACTTTTTCATACACAGGCTGCACACTCTCTTCTTCTACCCTTGCAAGCAAAAGCCTGACAGCATTTGAACCTACGTCTATGGCAGCAAATTTCATGGTACTTCACCTGTTTTGGAAGCTTTGTCACTGAAGAATGTATACAGTTCGTCCTGCGATCTTCTAATACCACTTGAACGTTTCCTTTTCACATACCTGTTATTCTGGTCTTTATCAATGATACGTGCCTTAGTATTATCAGCAAATTGGATCTCCATGAACTTTTTAAGTTCTTCCTGTATCGAAGGATCATATATCGGTATCGCGACTTCTACTCGCCTGTCAAGGTTACGCACCATCCAGTCTGCAGAGGAAATGAAATATCTCTCATCACCACCATTACAAAAAATAAATACGCGTGAATGCTCCAGATATTTATCTACTATGCTTGTTATCTCTATGTTCTCACTGAGTCCTTTGATTCCGGGTATAAGAGAACATATACCCCTTGTTACCATTCTGATCTTGACACCTGCCTGGCTGGCATTGTACAGTTTTTCTATCATCCTGCGGTCCACAAGATTGTTCATCTTCAGGTAAATATAAGCCTTTTTTCCGGCTCTGGCATTCCTTATTTCATCATTGATCAGCCTGTAGATCTTGTTACGCATGTAGTGAGGTGCAACTATGAGGTGGTCATAACTGATATGCTTGTATGTATGCTCAAAGAAATCGAAAATATGTTTTACTTCGCTGGTTATGGCAGGATTGGATGTAAGCAATGCATGATCACTATAAACGTGGGCAGTAGACTCGTTAAAATTACCCGTGCCTATACATGCGTATGTCACAGGGATATCATTTTCTATCCTTGTGATCTTACAGAGCTTGGCATGTACCTTCAGTCCCGGGACGCCGTCTATAATTGTAGCACCTGCTTCTTCCAGTTTTTGTGTCCAGAAGATATTTGCCATTTCATCGAAACGCGCCTGCAGCTCGATGACCACTGTTACGGATTTACCGTTCTTCACAGCATTGATGAGGGCGTTCACCACATTTGAGTTCTTAGCTACTCTATAGAGCGTCATCTTAATGGTGGTGACATTCGGGTCAATGGCCGCTTCTCTTAACAGATCGATCATATGATTGAAAGAATGGTAGGGGTAACAAAGCATTACATCTTTACTGCGTATTGCTTCCATAATGCTGCGGTTAACTGGAAGATCAGGATGTCTTATAGGCTTATTTTTTTCATATAACAGGGAGCTTTCACCTACTTCCGGGAAGTTTATGAAGTCCCGTGCATTGTGGTATCTTCCGCCGGGAACTATATTTTCA
This DNA window, taken from Methanomethylovorans hollandica DSM 15978, encodes the following:
- the ppk1 gene encoding polyphosphate kinase 1, whose translation is MVEKLKKYVNREMSWLSFNERVLQEAADPSLPLLERLKFLGIFSSNQDEFFSVRVGTVQRMIDAGVKSSETIGDSPKKTMKMIHKRVLQLRDKFDEVFTEIENELQKANIFIINETELTLQQQEFVREYFISKVRPRLVPIMFRELKKFPYLKNQAIYLAVAMYKYRDPQDFNYALIEVPADVLPRFLPLPSDSGTNHVIMLDDVIRFGLTNIFSIFDYDSITAYTIKLTRDAELDIEDDVMKSFFEKISEGLKQRERGEPVRFVYDREMPEDLLNIILDGLKMKNFENIVPGGRYHNARDFINFPEVGESSLLYEKNKPIRHPDLPVNRSIMEAIRSKDVMLCYPYHSFNHMIDLLREAAIDPNVTTIKMTLYRVAKNSNVVNALINAVKNGKSVTVVIELQARFDEMANIFWTQKLEEAGATIIDGVPGLKVHAKLCKITRIENDIPVTYACIGTGNFNESTAHVYSDHALLTSNPAITSEVKHIFDFFEHTYKHISYDHLIVAPHYMRNKIYRLINDEIRNARAGKKAYIYLKMNNLVDRRMIEKLYNASQAGVKIRMVTRGICSLIPGIKGLSENIEITSIVDKYLEHSRVFIFCNGGDERYFISSADWMVRNLDRRVEVAIPIYDPSIQEELKKFMEIQFADNTKARIIDKDQNNRYVKRKRSSGIRRSQDELYTFFSDKASKTGEVP
- a CDS encoding Ppx/GppA phosphatase family protein; translation: MKFAAIDVGSNAVRLLLARVEEESVQPVYEKVALLRMPIRLGEDAFPHKRISEEKAQQLIKTMTGFRHLMDAFEPTDYMACATSAMRESSNSREIVELIRKRSGIELSIISGKREAEIIYYNHVERLADDNNNACHMYVDVGGGSTEIIVFNEHRIMECRSFDIGSIRIQEGLVTRRDWEDMKLWVKHISSRYHPISTIGSGGNINFLFNMSKNKDGKPIEYNNLKKLYKFIYSFTIEQRISELRIRPDRADVIVHAAKIYLSVMKWSDTTEMFVPQMGLADGIIHMLYNKHKQTFV